From Quercus lobata isolate SW786 chromosome 1, ValleyOak3.0 Primary Assembly, whole genome shotgun sequence, one genomic window encodes:
- the LOC115976041 gene encoding histone H3.2: protein MARTKQTARKSTGGKAPRKQLATKAARKSAPATGGVKKPHRFRPGTVALREIRKYQKSTELLIRKLPFQRLVREIAQDFKTDLRFQSSAVSALQEAAEAYLVGLFEDTNLCAIHAKRVTIMPKDIQLARRIRGERA, encoded by the coding sequence ATGGCCCGTACCAAGCAGACAGCTCGTAAGTCCACCGGAGGCAAGGCTCCAAGGAAGCAACTTGCAACAAAGGCCGCTCGTAAGTCAGCTCCGGCGACCGGAGGAGTGAAAAAGCCACACAGGTTCAGGCCAGGAACGGTGGCTCTGAGGGAGATCAGGAAGTACCAGAAGAGCACGGAGCTTCTGATCCGAAAGCTCCCGTTCCAGAGGCTGGTGAGAGAGATCGCTCAGGACTTCAAGACCGACCTCCGATTCCAGAGCAGCGCCGTCTCGGCTCTACAAGAAGCCGCCGAGGCTTACTTGGTCGGGCTCTTCGAGGACACCAATCTGTGCGCCATTCACGCCAAGAGAGTCACCATCATGCCCAAGGATATCCAGCTAGCTCGGAGAATCAGAGGCGAGAGGGCTTAA